From Cellulosimicrobium sp. ES-005, one genomic window encodes:
- the rplI gene encoding 50S ribosomal protein L9: protein MAKLILTHEVTGLGEPGDVVEVKDGYARNFLVPRKLATPWSKGAESQVTAIRKARKAREIASLDDAKAIRDSLQSKPVVVEAKAGAAGRLFGAVTTADIASAVTAAGASVDKRKIEIGQPIKATGDYTVSVRLHPEVSATLAVKVVAA from the coding sequence ATGGCCAAGCTGATCCTGACCCACGAGGTCACCGGTCTCGGTGAGCCCGGCGACGTCGTCGAGGTGAAGGACGGGTACGCCCGTAACTTCCTCGTCCCGCGCAAGCTCGCCACGCCGTGGTCCAAGGGCGCCGAGTCGCAGGTGACTGCGATCCGCAAGGCGCGCAAGGCCCGCGAGATCGCGTCGCTCGACGACGCGAAGGCGATCCGCGACTCGCTGCAGTCGAAGCCGGTCGTCGTCGAGGCGAAGGCCGGCGCTGCCGGTCGCCTCTTCGGTGCCGTGACGACGGCGGACATCGCGTCCGCCGTGACCGCCGCGGGCGCGTCGGTCGACAAGCGCAAGATCGAGATCGGCCAGCCGATCAAGGCGACGGGGGACTACACGGTCTCCGTCCGCCTCCACCCGGAGGTCTCCGCGACCCTCGCGGTGAAGGTCGTCGCTGCCTGA
- the rpsR gene encoding 30S ribosomal protein S18 codes for MAKPVVRKPKKKSNPLKSAKIESVDYKDTALLRKFISDRGKIRARRVTGVSVQEQRQIARAVKNAREMALLPYTSTAR; via the coding sequence ATGGCGAAGCCTGTGGTGCGCAAGCCCAAGAAGAAGTCCAACCCGCTGAAGTCGGCCAAGATCGAGTCGGTCGACTACAAGGACACCGCGCTGCTGCGCAAGTTCATCTCCGACCGCGGCAAGATCCGTGCGCGTCGCGTGACCGGCGTCTCCGTCCAGGAGCAGCGCCAGATCGCCCGTGCGGTGAAGAACGCGCGCGAGATGGCGCTGCTGCCGTACACGTCGACGGCTCGCTGA